The Aspergillus flavus chromosome 2, complete sequence region CCAACTTCCCAattcttcatccatccaaCACAGAGAATGCTGATACTTCACTCACCAGAAACGATGAAGAACAACACATTGTCGCCGCAAGAAACGAGCTGTCCGCATCACCACAACCAGCCCGCTCAGGAAAGGGAAACTCCCGCACTACATATGGATCCCGAGCCCTCcgcaaggaaaaggagaccTGGCGTTTTGGTTTTACGCTCGAGATTTGGCGCAGAATTATTGCAGACGCGGCCGGTGCGGAAGGTATTCTGGACCTTGAACAGCAGACTCAGATCATGCGTTATGCCACTGATAGTAAGACTCTTGAGGACGAGATGGGTATTACAGGTCTTGAGGACCATCAACAGATCTGGAGGATCTTGGAGAAAAACAATTGCTTCGTTTATAGTCCTTTGTAGGGCTTATACGGGCAACTGCCTCGGTAAATACAGTTTCTATGAGGAGAGTTAGGTGGGCTAGATAATGTCAACTTCGCTCAAAactcaagaaagaatggaatagcacaaaaaagaaaaacagaggaaaaggaaaaggaaccaaaaaaaaaaaaaaaaaaaaaaaaatctgCAGCAATCAGATGAAAGGGACAAAGTCTAGGCGAGACAAGGATAAAAGGTTAGAATGGATGTCTTGGTAATATGCTTGGTGATGATAGAATCATATGGATTCGAATAAGGCGTCCAACACACTCTCATTAAGCAGCAGAGAGACTAATCATACTATCTGACGAATTGCTTGATTCCTATATCCTAACACCTGTACCACATAAGCTATACTAAGTTCAGAGGCGTTGAAGCTACCTAAAAAGTAGTTCACATAATTGTAAGCCCACGGCGAATCGGGATCTCgcgaaaaggagaaagaggcaGACTACTTTGAAACACGGACAGATTTACTCGAGTTTACCACTCTCTCGGACAACTCAGTCAGGCTTTCCCAGGTCATGATATCAGTCATGGTAATGTCAGCTCCAAGCTCTTTTACCAACCATGTTCTGAGTTCCATTACGATAATTGAATCAACCATATTACCCGTAATAGACTTTgctgcatcaatatcattcTCCGAAGAGCTTACCAGACAAGCCAATTGTTTTCGAATGGCGTCTAACGTGAACGCGGTTGCGATTTCTCGTGTTTGTGCGGCATTAAGTAGAGCCCCAGGACTGTAATCATTGTCGTGCTCTGTCCGTTGATGCCCCTGGGGGTCATTGGtatcttgaagatgaggaaataAAGGGTATTTCATGTATGCAGGAACCGGTACGCGCCAGTCACGAAATGTTGCTTCTCGAACTAGCCCGTAGGCAAATTGGCATGTATTATCTGTCAATGAATTGCAAGGATCAATGCAATACTCCACAAGAGCAAgaatatcttcctcctcaatcTTTCCAGCGGAGCTTCTGAGTTGCCTTGTAAGAGGCTCGGGGCTTTCAGCGGTATAACCGACTATGGTAACGTAGCGAAGATCTATGGTTAGTAGAAGATCCACAACGAATTGTACTGAAGATGCTGTACCATTCCACACTCGCCTagcttcaagctctgggcCGCCAGATGAACAGCCACCAGACCTCCAGAGCAAGCCGTATCGACATATATGCTAGGTTCCTTTAATTGAAAACCCAGCTCACGCGGTTGGCAACACCGCTGTCATAGATACCAGTAGCCTGATGACTACCCGAAGTTTCAGGATCCATGTTTGAAGAGATCAGATGGTCGTGCGATGATCCTGCCACGAACACCGGCGTCCTCGAGGAAGCTGCTTGGTCAAGGCGAGTTTCAGCGTTCTCAAGTGCATGGCAAACGTTCTCTAGCAACAGCCGCTGCCGAGGATCCATGCTCAGTAGCTCAGCCCTGGTGATGTTGAAAAAAGAGGCCCCAAAATAAGCAGGGTATTCGGATAGAAAATGGGTTCTCTTTGTGTGAAACTGGAATAACAGTAACGTGCGTCAATACTGTCAAATGGAAAGCTACGTCAGGGATAGCTGAACCGACCGTGCCAGGATAGTTCACGTCAGGACGGTAATAGCCATCAGCATTGATGCGATCTTAAAGGAAAGGAGTAGCGGATTGACGACCTCATCAAAAGGAATTTCCAGAAacctttttccttccaaGTAGTGTATTCTCTGAGATTCATTTAAGGGATGTGCCATCTTTATAAGGAGTATATGCAATTCAAATATATGCAATGATCTTGGGAATTTTGGCCAATGGCTCACAGTAAGACTGATAGCATAGGATTGGAACAAATGTATATACACGATTTCCCCACAGTTCCCTGGAATGGACGACTTCGCTCTTGCCAGAATCATGACAACACGTGAAATTCctctgggaaaggaaatatcAACCCCGTCACGTGCTGTCAAAAGGACAAATGAATAGCAATTTATGATAGGAGGAAGGATGATTGGTGATAGGTATATAGGTACTACTATACAAGTCCGGTCCAGTAGAAGGACAAAGCCTTACGAGTGGATCTAAGCTAATGAACTCACCTAACGACCCGTTCCGGGCCCTTAGAAATCAAGAATCAGAGCGCGAAAACCAAGAAATCGAAATCAGTGGGAGATTTAAATGCAATGCCTCAGGATGTCCTCTCAACACTGCACGTGACCCTTGGGGTCATTTCCAGACTGAACTTCGACTTTAAGTGGCGGACCACGGTTTGATTCGAATTGGCTTCCCTAGAAACTCTCAAAATCTGGATTCTGCTCACAGGGGCCTCTTTTTGTACTCCGATCAAGAATGAATATGATGCGCGCCAAAAGAACCAACACACAACCCCTAGAGGATGCGTCTACTGCCCCCGCAACCTTCAACGATGGTCTCCCCCTCCCAAAACTGATCGCCTTTGATCTGGATTACACACTGTGGCCATTTTGGGTGGATACACATGTCAGCGCACCGATCAAGCCACGAGATAATAATTCCCGGTGTACCGACAGGTATGTACATCCTTTGCGCAATGAACAATACCATGCATTCGAAGTACTCACGGCTCTTCATGCGACAGGTGGAATGAGTCGTTCGCCTTCTACCCCGCGGTATCAGCAATCATCTATGCGTGCAAAACCCGCTCAATTCCGTTAGCTCTGGCCTCCCGGACGCATACCCCCGACCTTGCCCGGGACATGCTCAAGGCCCTTCACATTATTCCAACTTTCTCTGACAACCCCGCAGCTAAGGCGAAATCAGTCCGTGCCTTAGATTATTTTACCTACGTTCAGATCTTTCCGGCAAACAAGACACAACATTTCTCGAAGATCCACCAGGCTAGCGGAATCAACTATGAAGATATGCTCTTTTTCGATGATGAGGCGCGCAATCGGAACGTTGAGACCGAGCTTGGGGTTACCTTCTGTCTCGTTCGGGACGGTATGACAAAAGAAGAGGTTGATCGGGGTGTCTGGGCATGGCGTAAAAGGAATGGAATAAAGCCTTCTGCGCCAAAGGAACATAATGGTGAGCAGGCGAATTGAATGGATTTTTCCAAGGGTCGCCAAAAATCAGGGTGACTATCCCGAGAATGAGCGTTGGGATTGGCATCGGTTTTCATGactaaactttttataaagataCCCAGCTGGGATGATGAGATAATcggtatatatagatatagaaattagaCCTTTCAAGTCTTGATATGAGTCCATATAAATGTCTAATAGATGAACTAGAGAAAGAGTCACATGTTCCATATAAATCTCACGGAGATAAAGCCATCGAATCTCGGAGTTATTTCCGAGCTCCGCAACTCCAATTAAGCTTAGTTTCGATTTAATGGAATCAATTAATTCATTCAAACAACCCGCATATCTGCCTTGACAACACACAACACACACATACTACACCAATTGATACCAACATCCATAATGGACCCCCGTCAAAGCCAAGTTCACCTCAAACCACCGCCACCCCAACACGTTCGCCCTTCAGCATcggcctcatcctcaccagcCCCGACTCCCCGCGCCCCCGTAACAATACATCCTACCACAACAGTCGCAGACACAGTCATCCTCCACGGCACGCATCCGATCTCAATAGGCGCAGGAACGATAGTCCATCCCCGCGCCAAGTTCTACTCTTACGAAGgacccatcatcatcggcgagAACTGTATAATCAGTGAAAAGAGCACCATCGGCGCCGCGCCCACCCAGCCTCCCTCGTTTCTCAGAGAATCGCGCACATCAGACGGATTGCCCGTCCGTATATCCTCTTGTGTTACCGTTGGACCGCTAGCTACAATTCTACCTGGGGCACATATTCACTCTGCTGTTACAATTGAAGCACTCGCGACCGTCCATCGGCGCGTATCGATAGGCGCACATTCGAAGATCTGCTCAGGGTGTGAGGTTTCGGACAATGTGAAGATACGAGATTGGACTGTTGTGTGGGGGTCTGGAGCTGGCTTTGGGCAGAGAAGACGTACACGCGCGACGGAGAAAATGAGTTCGGCCACCGCTACAACACAGGGGATCCAGGCATTGGAAGGGAGAGTGATCGAGGATGCGAGACTGATGGTATTgcaaaaggagagagaggctCTTGTTAGACTTATTGGATCAGGAGGGGGTGGACGGAGAAGGTGAATCTGGTGGCTCGCCGGTTTGCTTCAGTATGCAGGCTCAAGGCATGCATATGATCTGTtgttttttgcttttttttgCCCCCAAGTGCGCTTTATACCCTGATAGATTCTAATGAAATATGTTTTCTTGGCTATAGAAGAGGGCTACTGTGCGTAATTATTCAGTTGCTAGAAGACATAGACTGGACACTACACCCATTCGCTGAATCATGCAATCACAAAGTACAATATCAAATGTAAtaacaaaggaaatcaaTGAGTCTTCTTATGACCACCGTTCTCCCCTAAAGGGGGCATATAAAAGATTTGGAATGTTCGTAGACGCTTTAGTCCTTGGTCAAACAAATTCAGGCGTAAAGGTACATTAATGAAAAGTTGAAGCAAAAACCTAGAAACAATAAATCAAATGTCTTTAAGAACCTCTTGCGTGACCACCACCTCTCATTCTCTTTCCAGCTCCTTCATTACcaccctctccaccatcgtCTCGGGCCCGCTTGTTTCCCTGAGGAACGAACTGGCGAGCTTGAGCATTCAGGTTTCCACGTGGGCTAGACTGCCCTTGTCCCTGGGGCAGGTTTGCAGTCTGGACATTCTGATGGCCA contains the following coding sequences:
- a CDS encoding putative magnesium dependent phosphatase (magnesium dependent phosphatase) → MNMMRAKRTNTQPLEDASTAPATFNDGLPLPKLIAFDLDYTLWPFWVDTHVSAPIKPRDNNSRCTDRWNESFAFYPAVSAIIYACKTRSIPLALASRTHTPDLARDMLKALHIIPTFSDNPAAKAKSVRALDYFTYVQIFPANKTQHFSKIHQASGINYEDMLFFDDEARNRNVETELGVTFCLVRDGMTKEEVDRGVWAWRKRNGIKPSAPKEHNGEQAN
- a CDS encoding transferase hexapeptide domain protein encodes the protein MDPRQSQVHLKPPPPQHVRPSASASSSPAPTPRAPVTIHPTTTVADTVILHGTHPISIGAGTIVHPRAKFYSYEGPIIIGENCIISEKSTIGAAPTQPPSFLRESRTSDGLPVRISSCVTVGPLATILPGAHIHSAVTIEALATVHRRVSIGAHSKICSGCEVSDNVKIRDWTVVWGSGAGFGQRRRTRATEKMSSATATTQGIQALEGRVIEDARLMVLQKEREALVRLIGSGGGGRRR